DNA from Aphis gossypii isolate Hap1 chromosome 3, ASM2018417v2, whole genome shotgun sequence:
ataataataataataataataatgataattgtacACAAGAAGGACTTAAAACAATACTTATGATCGCATCGAATAGCATAAACGTTTTGATACTCAAAAATtgactaaacaaaatatatatatatatttattaaataaacaaatgggTTCTGACAAATTAAGTGTGCGCGGAGGGAGAAGAGGAAGGGTGAACGGTTCGATGTCAATGGAAAATTGTCTAAACGTTTGCAATTGGAGGCGATCCTTTTTGTCCCTTTTGAAAATACCCCGAACACCAAAACGATGaaaatacaatagtaaaaaaaaaggaaatataTTGGGCGTTTAAGAAGAtgcatgataaaaaaatcaacataatatagaagaagaataaaagtgaaaaatactattatataccatatagAGCTTTAGCGTGTCGAGTCGTaagaaaagaataataattccgTTTGATTGAAGGCTTCAAATGTACacgtataaaactaaaaattggcATCTATTTTGTACAggcgtcaaaaaaaaaaaaaaaaaaatacaatttaatttttttggttcTCGATGAGAACACACgcgatatacataatatgtatatttgacACTAATATGCACATCGCgcatttttatacgtatatgggccgtgttataattaaaacatgtacataaacttattttacacgataatattacgatataatattgatataataataataaaaaaaaatgacgttaGAGATAACACGGCTGTCGCTGTCGGAAATGAAACACTCGTCCCAATAAGTACTGTGCACCAAcccacacacatacatacaacCGCCACGTGATTGTACGTTGGCTGATATCCTGGGGAAAATAATAAAGGAAGCATATACATTTAATCTATCAGTCGATGAGTCTAtctgaaaaagaaaaacaaatttgcaaattagaaaaattaaactcgtttaaaataggtatagacacatattatagtattataatttataatagaatagtataggaaatgtaaattttttcagCCATGAGATGATGGGCGTTAACTAGttaaaaactgaatttttaactaatattttgttaattttctaattaactTGATAACTTaactagtaaaaaaaagaaccaTTGTGTAAAAATTTGGCATTTTCCAGttaatttgaaaactattaatacgctaagttaaaatttcatctatacataattttatattatctatatgacGTGTTTAACTAtggttaaaactaattaaatatttcttgtataatcacattatatacgtgtatgcaatggttttgattataaataaacaaattaatatttctttatttaattattacacatatatgtaATTTCCTAAACCAGTTTTAGTGTCtaataagaaaatgtatttatatttagcaaaatatttagttattatttaagacaACTGAAAGTTCTATTAATATCACTGAGTGTGTTACCAAGGtggtgataaaattataaatatttaactttttagtttttttgtaacaaatttaagttggatatttttttgttgcaaTTATATACAAGgcaacttattaaatatgcacagcttatttttatgttttattgatgGCGTTAcgcaatatcattaaaattattaataaaatattgatttttatgacaatattaGGGATCGTGTTAATCATGTTAATAGtgatacagtttttttttatcttattataataacttaaattgttttcataaagTCAGGTGACAATGATGATGTATTAAAAACCGAACGAGTTATTTCTTGGTTTAtgctattttatatcattctaGTCTATTGAATATgggtatgatatttataatattttaatctcaaaAATGGAGTGAGTATGCCTGATTATAGGTAATCACTTTGTATATATACCCATAAttacgttataatttataatacatatgatatgtaaaaaaaactatttaaaatggaTACTTTACTGACCTGTGGTCCCTAACGCGCACGAGTGTCCTCGGCGCGGCCGTGCATccttataataaatgtgtgcgtatattatatacaatacgtaTGAACGTTTCATTATCACTACACAGCGCATCCTTTTTTGACGCCGTACAGGACCTTGAGCTCGGGGAGTATGACTTTTTTGATGAGACTGTACGTCTTGGACGCGAGCACTTGTCGAGCCGGGTCTTTTTTCAACGTCTTGATGCCCGGCTTGTGCGTCAGAAAAGCGTTGTCCAGTATGTGGAACTCGTAGTCGAGCACGCACAGCGTGTAACCCTATACacaaataacgaaaaaaataaatataccgtggcaacaattatcattatcattatcataattatcacgaatattaccCTCCCCTTCCCCACATAAACCGACAATACATAAAAAGGAAAGCTCTATTACGGCGCGTATTACTCGGACAGCAGCCGGGACATTACGATCCCGAGGGCATTATAATCATGCAGTAAATTATTGCTCGATATATCTATAGTATACGTACAcgagtattacatatttttatgacgtTGAATtagcatacattatattattattgagggaCGATGAtcgattattgttattattttatcgtagaCGTCCATCGGGAAtccgtaaatatattatgtaactctATTATGCATAGTAGTGTATGCATGatatgtttaaactttaagtatacacagatacttgaaaaatggcgaaagttttatataaaaattttcatattttaactaaaaagaaaTGGAAATAGaatcaataacaaattatagatttaGATTTGTGCAAGACATTCgaaaaatttgattatctCATAGTCACAaatataagtaagtattaATCAAACTTCAAGCtcaatatttgtatgaattttattttttaatgatcataaaatatgcaaccatctaaaggtataatataacttatactaACGTTtacttgaaaatgaaaaaacaaattaactttCGTATAAATGCACTACAATACgatgacatattatttaatcagaaTTATTACAAGTCAAATATAGATGGATGTGCATTGGCATATACAAATTCGAACCCTACTATCTTCctacataaattacaattattattattgatcataACGACGGTTGTGTGTACACATACCTGAGTCATTTTGTCCATTTTACCCTCCCAGCTCAGTCTCTCGTCGTACAACGGGTCGTTGTGTGTGCCAATGAATATCGGCTCCCAATGCAAATGGTACCCGGTTCGTTTGCCAGTGTGAAACACGCTGACGCCGGGTTTGGGCTTGGCGCTAGCCCATTCCTTGAACTTGGGTACCGTGTGACAGTCGGGGCACACTTTTTTGTGGAAAGTGATGGCCGAACCGTTTTTAAGCATCGATACCTGttgtagacaaaaaaaaaccaatcaaTCAAACATCGCAAAGTCTTgtgggtaaaaaataaaatcaatgcaatatattttttggagtgtatagtatcttaaaatattatcatattattattattattatgcttgtGTCAGATGAACGAGAAACCAGCAGACGATGCAGACGCGAAGACCAAAACTCCGCAAAGACTGAttgaaagtttataatatcgtgCAACTTTTGTATAAACATAGAAGAACGAAATAAGTGTGTCGGATAAATCCCCAgcattgaaaatgtttttatagctttataatttgaaaaattgccCCTGCcccattttaataacttatgtaTCCGGCACTGATACGAgttcagtataaaatataaatctgttATGTTCAGTTTTTAATCACGTCTTGTATCCGGCACCGAAGATACGGTCATAATTTAGACACCGTGGCGATACAGTCGTGTTCTGGTGTTCTCGCGATGaagttcataaattataatgcacaATGTTCGTTGtacttttatataggtacactattattatatacgtattgtcTTAGTATTGTTTCTGAATTATGTACACTAAAGACACTAAGGTttagaaaaatgataaaaacgaTGTAATATTGGATCTTATATTTGCTCAGATAATTTTCAAgtcataaaatgttgataatatattaatataaaatatactccgGATTTCCAATTATCATCATAGTCTCCATATTTTCCAAACCCATTATCGCATAGATCTACTATCCTCGACGAAACGAGTTAAACAACTCAGAAACTATTCGTTCGATTAGTGTATTTCGAGTATTTCGAGTATTCGTTTATCGCGTTTCTATTTAGATACATCAAAACGATCGTAAAATATTCATCTgatcaacaattattatttatctaaaaatagtgATATTCGtatgaaaaaagaaattggTTCCTATCGTGATCGtcgaattttattaaaacattctcTTCTGGTTATTTTCTCGTCAAATTAATTCCCATCACACGCACATCggaattataatgtaataatgtaatcttGATAAAAGGCGAACACCATGaactattatttcattaacaatattattttaatagtacgtCCACCCGGACGAGCGATGTCACGGATTAATGCCGAACACCGCCGCTCGGGCCGCCCCGTCGCCGTTATTGCGGCTCGGCTTTTGTTTCTTTCTATCCGCGTCGACACGTCTCTCTTCACTTCTCGCCGtaccattaatattattataataacggtaATGGTGATGAGTGGGTCGGGCCGGGGGGTGGGGGAaacaaacttttataatactattgccGGGGGGGTTCGCTAACCACCAGCCACCTACCCCCACCCCGTCTACCCGACCAGTGgcgtattaaaaaaagagtTTTATAAGGATTATTACGCCCGAGAATTTCGCCGTATTGCAGTGGTATAGAGTCATTTGCGGCATTCGCGTTTTTGTtttgcgtatatatatacgagaaGGTCGCGGTACTCGCGataacagttttaattattattattataaaataatattatattaagctaAACGCCACAgtgattattatcattgcgCGTTTGCTCTGTTGTAAATAGTCCGAActagttatttttctttattttccaCGCGCGGCTTTATAAAGAACTATAGAGACACAAACGGGTTCCCTACACTCGTGACCGTCGGCTGCACagctcatataatatttatgactaCGGCGGATTCGGGCAAACggatcatttttataacgcAACACACTTATAGGCGCACAACgacattcataaataaatcatatgcgtttcagatattattttcattttatacgaGTTCGACcgcttgttataatatataatataataattgccaTCGTCGTCTCATTATTATGGGCTACGTAATTTACGACGGAATCAATTACGCTCCGGAAACGCGTATTTTCCGTGTATTAAGCGGTAAATATTCTATCCCGAAGAGGAATCCATTACGACGATATAACGTAGTTAATAGAAAGGTATTATCCTGCACTACTATGTCTGTCTGTAGACCAGAAaacgagagaaaaaaaataaaacggctaataaataataggacGCGATAGACGTCAAGATAATCGTTTTGAATGTCGAAAGATGATTTTAATTTCCGTTATGCGAGTCACTTacttaatatatgatatatttataatagtacctatgtacgaaaaacacgatattataatatagatttatacgCATATAGTCACGCGGCAGCAGAGTGTCTATATCGATCGAAACGTCCACTGGAAGTGTAGGGTGGGGGGAtgtaaataagataaaatacaaaaaaatactgtatgattactttaatgatattacgacgcgatgatatttatattataattacccaCACGCGTTTGCtaaccataatattgtatattattatcaacctTGGAATGTGTTTCACAGACGGCGGCGTTTTTGTCAATTATTTAGGTGTAGATACGCTAAACAGCCCTGAACCCATTATAAAtggtgttattaaattattatttaaatagtatattatattttagtattgttaagttttttttttgtgggacAACCGTTTCGCAcctagatttaaaaaatacaaacgatCATGATTCAtgacattatataaatgtatatacgtacAATACATTCGCATAATGCGATATGGCTCATGCGCCTACTCGTCGACGATCAAAAGGAAGaagaaaaacatatattttagtaaaatgttttcCTAGGACGAGTATAATTTCATATCGGTTCCGAAATGTTTTGAACTGAATCGGTTCCCATCAGCCAGCGTTATCATTCTAACAtttcatagttttattaaaataaaatttgttcgaGTATGAGATAATTGCGATGCGAAAAACGTATTAGTTATTcggttttgtaaatattgtatgataaaacattttcaaacagGTTATTTTTGTCTACTTGAAATTAGATAATACAAATGATGACAAGTAAATTATACACTCGTCATCTGGCTCTTACaggtcatcgtcgtcgtcccTCCAACCGGACCCGCGACGAATCTCAAGGCAACCGATTCCAGAGAACATTCGCTATGGTATcgtactaatatattataataataatataatatacattttttatcgcatatacatacactatatactatatatacacagtacattatatttgtgtaattttataGACCAAGTTAGACAATAgttataacaaacaaatatacattacatttgaCTCGACGacaaaagtttaattaaatcacaaaatcaaacaaacaatttggacagtttcataaaaaattattattttttgattagaaAATGCCTCAGCGTCGTTGGGGTTCGCAGCAACGCGGAGCAGGACAACGACAAGGTGCAGTTTTTCATTCGTATTTATCTCTCAACAGCGTCGGCGAGTGGAAAACTAAATGGTCAGCGTATACAAACGACTGAAGCGAACCGACAGATTTATTGCGAagtataaatacgtttttttttttacgggtATTTCAAAACGTCTATGGTAGCAGACGGCGGCGGATACCTGCATCGTCGAGGCGCTCGCCCGAAatggtacaataataataataatatattatagcatccttttctttatttttcgcTCTTACATTCTATTGTGTACCCGCAGAGCTACAACCTTGCGGTTCGTCAATGGAACCATAATTCAAacgtatttgtttataaaattcctATTGTTCGGCGGCGGATGAGTGTATTCGGTACCTACTGCagtaatacacattatattattattacaatacacatgcataatattataatatacctatgtactattataatattattattacgttgaTTTACCCGCGGCTGAGATAATATATCCGCATGCGGACGGCGATGACATGATAACGATCGGATTATGCACTACTatgtttactttaattatataggGTAGTTTGTCGAACACGTTcaccaacattttattttttttaactattcaaattttgattactACTTGGATTTTTTCGGTTCATATAAGATCTATTAAGCTCAGAACCATTCATTTGGATATAGATTGATGTATACATAACAAAAACCTCATCTGCTAaacaatttacagtaaaaaaaggaTTGTTATATCGTTGAAAAAAGTTGTAGTATCTCTCCCATTGGACAccgtgattaaaaaatttaagtacttGATAATCAGGtctttaagtaggtaccaacACTTAGAAATTTCGCAAATTAGAATTCAAACAAATTAGTGATAAAAAGATACAATAATGTGAAATGAGTGAACGAGCTTGGTAAATTACCACcctgtataggtaggtacatataataatataattcagcCGCCACCGTCTTCATACCGTTAACggattgttttaatttttttttttttttgtataaaaacatatttcctGTAGTAGTTGGCCGCCGCCAATAGACGAACCgtgaaatatacattataatatacgcgtagaaggtgtattattatattatataggcattGTTCGTCGTTGGGTTTCGTTTCTTTGAACTTGAACTTTAGATTCGAATCGAAGACGAAATTAtcgacgtcgtcgtcgtcatcgtcgtcctCGTCGCGGTCGGTCGCGTTTCACCATCGTGGAGGAGGAGgccttgatattatatactaacaatatatatatatatatatatatatacatacaaatcaaatatattatgtactataggTGCTATGTCTACGTTTGGTTTTGCcggaaaatcgtaaaataaatgCTCCCGCCTCTGCTCCAGcgacttttaataatacacctaTCCAACAAACAGAAATTACCCCGCCGGCCGTTGCAGCTGGTTGTATGTTGGGTAGTAAAACCGAAATTAGTTTTTCCCGCCgttaaggtattttttttttctagttaattattaggttCTTGCTCAAGTTTTATGACCGACCTCtggattttattaatatacacagcggcatttttcaaataataataacaataaaaaaataatcgtgcattgtttacaaaattgtatattttaccgAGACGGAACTTTTCGCGCAAAGAAAACGCTCGATATTTGCAATACAAAGAGTTTTTACGagtatacaaattttagaaaaaaactatCAAGAATTAAAACCAAGTAATTAAGTtgccaatattaatattaaatagtaaatacatatataaatatgtagtgTTATAATGTTCGAATTAGTCCAAACGATGCAATGATCTAAAATCGttctctataaaaaatataatgtaatttccGGAATAACGCTGTTTCTTTTTCAAGCATAGTTGgcttattaaacattttatcgacattatattttaaaagtaatctaTCCGTTTCGACTTGTCAAACTGACTACTTCTCTTGAATATTTCGTTGAAAACATTCTACTCATCGTGAGCGTTTTatgagtaggtaggtacatttaacATCGAACGCCCTTAAAAACCATCAGTGCTGCTGTTGTaagtcttaaataatatttcgtcTGTATCGAATGTCGTTGCGCCAAAAAGCTATATCAGCGAAACACCAAAGACTcggatataaattattataatgcagtGTGCGCGGTTTGTGTGCAAATTCACATGGAACACCGAaggcataatttaatattatacgtgtttATAGATATGCTGCACCAAGTTTTACTGCCAATCCGGTGCATTGCGCTTTGTAAAACGGTCGGGCAATATAgctatgcaataataatatacagcatataaattacaataatatattgtacgagCCAAAACCCGGGCCGTTTTGCGCTTTGTATATTACAGCAATTACGTgacataatagtaataataataataacaataagtaataattgtgATACTGTATGAATACTGTAGGACGTTTTAAacagttgatattttataattttggtttgATTTCGATAAAATTCGATTGggattatttgtatatttctttttcGGATGAATGTATGTTAATCATCAATCGAGCTAAACGATGTTTGATagcagtaataaattaatatttgtgatcATCGTTACTGCATCAATCGTTTTCAaggtatgtaaattaataatataactaatgtttgtaattattgttgagAAAGTAGAAAGATGACTCGAGGTATGTTTTAGTGACTATtggtgaaattaaaatttcaattttctaatttaatcaaaactatacatcattatcattgccaatattaaatatatttttttaattagcataaaaaagaatactttcaattaattatttgattttatagttaacTACATGTTGACATTTACCATTTActatgtgtgtattatattatactttatgctTAGGAAtatagtaactatattattattaagatagtTAATAACGTTCAGCACGATTATCAAATACCTTTTTTTCGggtattgttttaactttagGCCTGTGagcttatcaaaataataatgtgttttaagATTTTGGTTTTAACTACGTATAACGCATCACGCACGTTTAGGTATATCGAATGATATGCCTGTTTTGTTACCGTgggtacaaatataaaacgcATTAAAGTGCATACCACAGtcgtatttttttgtatttgttttatcgtTAAgggaaaaatcattaatttttgtgtaatagtctgatatttattaaacgcagtaatattattttatttatttgatagcGTATGaccagaaataaatattatatgttattatacttttattgaatataaaataacaagtttTGATCGGTAGGGGACTTGAatgctataaaaaatttttaaagtgaaaagtatgaattaaaattttttttcgaacttctatatttttacttttaaaattattatagtgagtttattttaagtttggattttaaaatgttaacataaataatttaattttccactTTTAAAATCTATGATAGATACGttgaatcataaaataattatagacttcgatgtgtacctataatatcataaatattgtcaATCATGAATTCATAACACGGCAACATGATAAAAATCTCAaatcaatacttttattttttatttgctaaCTTTTaattctgtatattattattatatagcaatACTATCGATACCAACTATgtgtttaaacaataaaatgtataataaaaaccttTAAATCAGGAAACATATTTAAGCACTTAGAATTAAAAAGTCTGAATATGCATAAATATGCGctacagtttttaatattgcattGGTAAGTATAGGTAGACTTGAAATTAATTTGCATTCGCCTAtagcaataaatttaattagtaaaaaactaCACGATAATTAAAcgaaatttttacttatttataacctACGTTTTTTGGAAAAGCCTCGAATCAATATTTTCCTCAGTTCgagatgataattattattgtataggtatattatactgttgtcCGTAAACTCGGTAGGACACGCGATTAGACGATGATTATGGCTTTTCGAGCAGGCTAAATTGAAATGTCAttcaacgtaatattataaatataatatacattacaaacatctaaatacatatacaacTATTTCGTcacttcaatttttattattaaaaaagaagcgtttaaaattgaagtgCGACCGCAACTATAGTTTGTACTTTGCGATATTTAATGTGCTCACAGTGTAGTTATGTACACAGACGCGGCATGAACACTTGAATAATAAAGATCTTCTGtgcgttatttttaatttacacgaATCTAACTCTCGCAAAAGCAAGTATAGGTGtgcaatgtttattattataccttggCAGCTATTCGGAATCTTAACTCAAACGTAcgaatttcaaaacaaaacgttttaattttcagaCAAACCGTGTGATATATTGATTAATCATCGTTGCGGACGTTCTATAGGTACACTATTTTTGCCGACCTCGTGTGACTAGCTGATTAGCTGATCAGCGATCGGTAGCCAGTGATTACAACGTTACAACGTTTATAACGTTGTATGTATTCAACGCTTAACACGGCCGCAGACcagagattatattattatactgaatattgaaatttaaaataataataacatgtcgTTAAACAACGTCGTCTGCAAGACGGCGAATTACATTTGAAATCGAATCGTAGTGCTGAAATTTTGCTTTCACCCAATAATTGTTACTCGTGATGTAACTGTAATAATGCACGACAATTCTGAATATTATGCGATAATTGGTAAGTAGAAATTATTAAGGTTACCTATTTCGTTTGTGTAAATGCACAATGCACACGATGGCTGtggcaattttaaatatctcaaaaacgcattgtatacgtaataataatattgtcgccttgagattttaattaaactcctaaatacatgttatttatcataaaaatcggGCGACTTGAATTGTTTGATTAcactataatttgtttttttttttgctaccgTCGCTGTTTGTTGCTCTATACCATTTCTACCACCAAAGtactatatttacattataaaattatttttctcgtCGGTGCcagtacactatattataatattataacggagcgtatttttattgttcgaCACATGACGCGCAAAGAAaaagttaagttattttaacgagatttttattgaatagcagaaaacttatactttttagcTCTTTCGACGATTTAAAAACTCGTTTAAACCGTAAGCTGTTGCGggcaaagaaaaataataaattctcacgttataatacatataattgtatacggtCTTAAACGATTTTCAGatgaacacaataataatatgtcacgCGTAAGTATGAATAGACGGCGGTCACAATAATCGTcggtacaacataataatatcgtcgtACTCGGCGGCGGCAGTGACTCGTCGTCGAGTACGACATTGACACACGCAACGGCGAAGCAATGACGCGGTAACATTTGCTGACTATATATTCGGGACGATATTAcgatacaacaatatatataaacaatgtttatataaacatatatataggcGGGTTTTACTCACCAGTTCTTTCTTGTCGGCCGGCAATTTCATGTGGGACGCCAGCTCGAATATCGGTAACGGGAACACCATTGGTTTGGGGCGCCGGAGCGGCGGGTCCTGCCTCCGGACCAGGTCCATGAACCCATCGATGACGCCCGGACTGGGGTACAGCTCGATGTCGGACGGCAGCACGTAGTGCGTGGTGGCCGATTCGCGGGCCACGTTCCGGCCCACGTTCACCGGGTACAGCAGCTTCTTCTGGGTCTTGTACGCGGCCGTCGCGTTCGTCCACGGCGGCGGTGCCGAACAGTTGGCCACCAGCGCGTCGATGTCGTGGTCCGCGTGCGGCACCGACTTGGGCACGTGTCCCGACCCGAAGTACATGTGGAACGTGACGAACTCGGCCACCAGCGGCGAACCGCACTGCCGCAAGTACCGGATCGAGGACAGCGTGGGCACGAAGTCGTTGCCCGGCGTGTACAGCGCCACCGATATCGGTCCTCGCCACCTGCGTGCAGATTATAGGGGATGTAGTGATTCCGAGTGCGTTATAGTTTGTATATTCGCGagtttatttttccaatacGGTTTTATTATAAGTGCGTCTATCTGTTACGCGGAAGTTAAAAAACGCAGAGATGGACGATGTGTTATTTCCTAATATCGATCGCTGGAAAATTCGtggtatctacctatatttagCGTAATTCGAGTTAGGATtcgatattgttaaaattcacGTTTCTTGCGGtacgaataaaattacaaattttgcgatttatttctaaaacattttactaatGCCGTTTTGATTCTAATTTTTTGTGGTGAATTCAGAAACGTGTTTAGAAATGTCTATATAGTAAAGAATGTCGTCTTGTTAAAGCCACTCGAATTTCAGTGATTTTCAGGAAAGCAAAAGATGCGAATAGTTGGTCTCTAGGAGTTAATTATttcttgttatatatattgtatttacctGTCCAACAGAGGTTCTAGGTTGTCGAGGAACGTGAAGTCGGCGTGTGTTGTGTACGTGATGGACTCGTCGCACCGGAACCACCGACGGGCCGGAACGTAATTGTACAGCACCCAATAATCGCCTCGCTGAGCGATCCGCCGGTGATTGGATTTGTCCTGGCAGCCGAGCAGCTCGCGAAGCGGCCTGACCTGTTGTTGTACGGCCAAGTTGCCCAC
Protein-coding regions in this window:
- the LOC114130291 gene encoding beta-1,4-glucuronyltransferase 1, with amino-acid sequence MLTRRNWLLRLSVVLNVAVLFYFGSYLTIGNGNSEILEEVQMSGRNLASVAEASQNGEKETAAYYYQSASGGSANYPELALLASIQPIAGQPPQQQQGSSVQTPVQGTTLRDDGHVMRIKPKSVVPAAESLDAVDTSAASGNGGSAVAGPAESWTPEKKDAPTQQQTSTTTTTTTTSATTTAGTSFVAQVAMAVGNLAVQQQVRPLRELLGCQDKSNHRRIAQRGDYWVLYNYVPARRWFRCDESITYTTHADFTFLDNLEPLLDRWRGPISVALYTPGNDFVPTLSSIRYLRQCGSPLVAEFVTFHMYFGSGHVPKSVPHADHDIDALVANCSAPPPWTNATAAYKTQKKLLYPVNVGRNVARESATTHYVLPSDIELYPSPGVIDGFMDLVRRQDPPLRRPKPMVFPLPIFELASHMKLPADKKELVSMLKNGSAITFHKKVCPDCHTVPKFKEWASAKPKPGVSVFHTGKRTGYHLHWEPIFIGTHNDPLYDERLSWEGKMDKMTQGYTLCVLDYEFHILDNAFLTHKPGIKTLKKDPARQVLASKTYSLIKKVILPELKVLYGVKKGCAV